One stretch of Toxoplasma gondii ME49 chromosome XI, whole genome shotgun sequence DNA includes these proteins:
- a CDS encoding hypothetical protein (encoded by transcript TGME49_312500), whose product MTSSSSNGIPSFRATSWHHPASLSGVRSPATSGSVSRPAVGASFVPGPPLVPGHSCSLFTYGSQTSVSRFQPVFHQDGVTESSADHCSSTLSPAGAATIAVAQSAGSPVVAVAPVHPYLYGNVSAEAGTPADGGQGQGQSPSVFPVVIGLENGQVWLYEWQQAAQEPSNQGPFEGFSHAAPKCVAQHLLCRQMARPLTISVARFRQATADQDSIDEEAKQDNFEVYVLYSNGMVVVWKKGRRNRIELGPVEGGIHMSVDSEGRYVAVSSSTRKLVVFQRKESEFGDDTMTFTKCFDEEVFRKQLNSACATGVPLQTAWHPDGTCLFLPGASSVRVLKTATMTLEHLEFASAGFDPLIVFDKVAVVGLNFPSPASSQGERCSVVLLASVKTSLRAWLLEDKQLLFCVEADKASASSADRLLQLAAWPSWHFQKKDEGQKAFSPFIEVGLARDDGAVSIVGIRSETLAKLSEKRGRNAFDGDSGLEQMELQQEHRDKQDDGDVVMADAEGQQEEQLEGMSSPEMKERCSTYLSPSQDDRVHSQVEENCTSSHLKAKELPASSRDRKAQKGERLETEEKRTPQGNEEKTRAEFFGDRGVTPGTPEKRRHSVDGETEASSQSARAGSSLRRHEGEKKKEKRRKERKNAAVSTPVRRFIEMQAEEGSEEGSDQDGELFGDGPGSGLEDEAGSDHRGERERGKRKREGSSRRRDEKKKRQRPAADSQEEGGDDGYASSGSQTDYALSGSSGAEDVSSDEGEDNTSEEESENLLEDEEETSTHAFVSGVSFLSRDTDGGAAEGDDKEALLENMRKLILQMHAKQKASRQEQQETKRRAQRLRTENAKLQRELRRLRKAHQAMLTRDAWTSGADAIWTVERAVSPGACRQPGDAATPWCLFWNQHGHVTKVTSGDKTTLEIFNFSPVAAISGTSRKRITDYTNASMAALSKVGVALASVGSRRPLLPSRVEFRSLQDSSQWTKTLPVPERPLGVAIGDSFVAVVTSGDLLRIFATSGIALSLSRLPGVPVGICASHQLLFVVCATTAAALGRTSEHRSRQQDRFSSGQDGCKRFFFHCLLLHIHPAPASPSSPYLLPFGCRDRVAQLPGLMAKAFPPIDVIHEGPLVLDQPLDWVNISTGGMPSVKDTSGRVWGLLPAWGRAVEGPVPYSLSWLPLVNLYEAAGGSLQDDSPPPAVKFWPLYVDESKGEIMVIRLKTSKESGSPSRDPDGQESLSRETSEPSSRSSWRSGPPEEPSCSQVSPLFGYTLEQLPLRLPFTDVWPYMRWRQLLLKDKNLKGIVTQPAGKNGDSAALTMGEAALVPWHQFDEMRWRNEVVMRLMCIALKNWEGGGAGGGAGGPENQQDVLKMEQSREGAEAEKRFTTLMKNHDKFAMREFLVCREDRRLHPAALDVALRFKMPTVAAHARNSLDGDTRMQSEKLREALEWQETEGRLDGASGLFSASQLPPVDSENSLSSRRMRAEMENRQPGVFYGVGSKCPAGEGSEDPTETPEGRRIEAGHQSISSKASSSKLHGVMEAPAAKPWMRGGNRGPGHQKFSAFRQAAD is encoded by the exons ATGACCTCGTCTTCGAGTAACGGCATTCCTTCTTTTCGAGCCACTAGCTGGCATCATCCTGCGTCACTTTCGGGTGTGCGCTCGCCAGCAACGAGCGGCTCCGTGTCTCGTCCTGCGGTCGGCGCTTCGTTTGTCCCAGGACCGCCGCTGGTGCCCGGCCATTCCTGTTCTTTGTTCACCTACGGGTCACAGACGTCAGTTTCACGGTTCCAGCCCGTGTTCCACCAAGATGGAGTGACTGAGTCATCCGCCGACCACTGTTCCTCCACTCTGTCCCCGGCGGGTGCCGCCACTATAGCTGTGGCACAGAGCGCGGGTTCCCCAGTTGTCGCTGTTGCTCCTGTCCATCCGTATCTCTACGGAAATGTGTCGGCAGAGGCTGGAACGCCTGCTGACGGCGGGCAGGGACAGGGACAATCACCCTCCGTCTTCCCGGTCGTTATCGGCCTAGAAAACGGACAGGTCTGGCTTTATGAGTGGCAACAGGCTGCGCAGGAGCCGTCCAACCAGGGACCCTTCGAAGGGTTCTCGCACGCGGCTCCAAAGTGTGTGGCTCAACATCTGCTGTGTCGCCAAATGGCGCGCCCGTTAACCATAAGTGTCGCGAGGTTTCGGCAGGCCACCGCCGACCAAGATTCCAtcgacgaggaagcaaaaCAGGACAACTTCGAAGTGTATGTCCTGTACAGCAACGGGATGGTTGTCGTTTGGAAGAAAGGCCGCCGGAACCGGATTGAACTGGG ACCGGTGGAAGGGGGCATTCACATGAGCGTCGACTCGGAGGGTCGATATGTCGCGGTGTCGTCGAGCACCAGGAAGCTTGTAGTTTTCCAGCGCAAGGAATCTGAGTTTGGCGACGACACCATGACTTTCACCAAGTGCTTTGACGAAGAAGTTTTCCGCAAACAGCTcaactctgcatgcgcgacagGAGTCCCGCTTCAGACAGCCTG gCATCCCGATGGCacctgtctgtttctgcccGGAGCATCTTCGGTGCGTGTGTTGAAAACTGCGACTATGACTCTTGAGCATCTCGAGTTCGCGTCTGCTGGCTTCGACCCGTTGATTGTTTTTGACAAAGTTGCGGTTGTCGGCCTCAACTTCCCCAGCCCTGCAAGTTCGCAAGGAGAGCGATGCTCTGTAGTTCTTCTTGCGTCTGTGAAAACCTCGCTCCGCGCGTGGCTCCTTGAGGACAAGcagctcctcttctgcgtcgaaGCAG ACAAGGCTTCTGCTTCGAGTGCAGACAGACTCTTGCAGCTCGCCGCGTGGCCTTCGTGGCActtccagaaaaaagacgagggcCAGAAAGCGTTCTCGCCATTCATCGAGGTCGGCCTCGCTCGAGATGACGGAGCTGTAAGCATCGTCGGAATCCGATCCGAGACACTTGCGAAGCTAAGCGAGAAgcgcgggagaaacgcgttcgATGGAGACTCCGGGCTTGAGCAGATGGAACTACAGCAGGAACACAGGGACAAGCAAGACGATGGCGACGTTGTCATGGCTGACGCGGAGGGTCAACAAGAAGAGCAACTCGAAGGTATGTCCTCCCCAGAGATGAAAGAGCGCTGTTCGACTtatctctcgccttcccagGATGATCGCGTGCATTCGCAAGTGGAGGAGAACTGCACCAGCTCTCACCTGAAGGCAAAAGAGCTGCCTGCGTCTtcaagagacagaaaggccCAGAAGGGCGAAAGATTGGagactgaagagaagaggactcCTCAGggcaacgaagagaagaccaGAGCTGAGTTtttcggagacagaggcgtgACTCCCGGCACGCCCGAGAAAAGGCGCCACAGCGTCGATGGAGAGACCGAGGCAAGCAGCCAAAGTGCGAGAGCGGGGTCTTCTCTCAGGCGCcacgaaggggagaagaagaaagagaagagacgaaaagagaggaagaacgcggcCGTCTCAACTCCGGTTCGACGTTTTATCGAGATGCAGGCGGAAGAAGGGTCTGAGGAAGGCAGCGACCAGGACGGAGAACTGTTCGGCGACGGACCAGGAAGCGGCTTGGAGGACGAAGCGGGGTCAGATcacaggggagagagagagcgaggaaaacggaagagagagggatcTTCGCGACGtcgagacgagaagaagaaacgacagcgACCAGCAGCAG ACTCGCaggaggagggaggagacgacgggTACGCGTCTTCTGGGTCTCAGACTGACTACGCCTTGTCTGGGTCTTCGGGCGCAGAAGACGTTTCTTCTGACGAGGGGGAAGACAACACCTCggaggaggaaagcgagaaccttctcgaagacgaagaagaaacaagcacCCACGCGTTTGTCTCAGgcgtctcgttcctctcgagGGACACAGACGGCGGCGCTGCTGAGGGCGACGACAAGGAGGCTCTCCTGGAGAACATGAGGAAGCTGAttctgcagatgcatgcaaaacaGAAAGCGAGTCGCCAAGAGcaacaggagacgaagcgccGCGCACAGCGCCTGCgaacagagaacgcgaagctTCAGAGAGAGCTTCGTCGACTCCGAAAAGCCCACCAAGCGATGCTCACGAGAGACGCCTGGACTTCTGGCGCAGACGCGATATGGACTGTCGAACGAGCTGTGTCTCCTGGCGCTTGCAGACAACCCGGCGATGCTGCCACCCCGTG gTGCCTCTTCTGGAACCAACACGGCCACGTGACGAAGGTGACCAGCGGCGACAAGACGACTCTCGAGATTTTCAACTTCTCTCCGGTTGCCGCGATCTCCGGAACAAGCAGAAAGCGAATAACAGACTACACGAACGCGAGCATGGCCGCTCTGAGCAAAGTCGGCGTCGCCCTCGCTTCTGTGGGCTCTAGGAGGCCCCTGTTGCCAAGCAGAGTGGAATTCAG ATCTCTTCAGGATTCTTCTCAGTGGACCAAAACGTTGCCGGTGCCTGAGCGGCCTCTGGGCGTGGCGATCGGCGACTCCTTCGTGGCTGTCGTGACATCTGGCGATCTCCTCCGCATTTTCGCAACGAGCGGCattgccctctctctctctcgccttcccggTGTGCCCGTGGGGATCTGCGCCAGCCACCAGctgctcttcgtcgtttGTGCGACGACGGCGGCAGCTCTCGGGCGCACCTCCGAGCACCGATCTCGCCAGCAGGaccgtttttcttcgggaCAGGATGGCTGCaaacgcttcttcttccactgccTGTTGCTGCACATCCACCCGGCACCAGCGTCCCCCAGTTCGCCCTATCTGCTACCTTTTggctgtcgagacagagtTGCGCAACTCCCGGGACTGATGGCGAAGGCCTTTCCTCCGATCGACGTTATTCACGAGG GCCCTCTCGTTCTGGACCAACCTCTGGACTGGGTGAATATCTCCACTGGAGGAATGCCGTCCGTCAAAGACACTTCAG gcCGCGTGTGGGGTCTGCTTCCGGCGTGGGGCAGAGCGGTTGAGGGCCCCGTCCCCTACAGTCTCTCTTGGCTGCCTCTGGTGAACCTCTACGAAGCAGCAGGAGGTTCTCTCCAAGACGATTCTCCGCCTCCCGCTGTCAAGTTCTGGCCTCTGTATGTTGACGAAAGCAAG GGCGAGATCATGGTGATTCGTCTGAAGACGTCGAAAGAGAGCGGGAGCCCGTCACGCGACCCAGATGGACAAGAGAGCCTCTCGCGAGAAACGTCAGAGCCTTCGTCGCGCTCTTCGTGGCGTTCCGGCCCTCCAGAGGAGCCTTCGTGCTCTCAGGTATCGCCTTTGTTCGGGTACACGCTCGAACAACTGCCACTCCGCCTTCCCTTCACAGACGTCTGGCCCTACATGCGCTGGCGGCAGCTGCTGTTGAAAGACAAGAACTTGAAGGGGATCGTGACCCAACCTGCGGGGAAGAATGGCGACTCGGCCGCACTCACCATGGGAGAGGCTGCGCTCGTACCCTGGCACCAGTTCGACGAAATGcggtggagaaacgaagtcGTCATGCGCCTCATGTGCATCGCACTGAAGAACTgggaaggcggcggcgccgGGGGCGGCGCGGGCGGCCCGGAAAACCAGCAGGATGTCTTGAAAATGGAACAAAGTCGAGAAGGCGCCGAGGCCGAAAAACGCTTCACGACCCTCATGAAAAACCACGACAAATTCGCAATGCGAGAGTTCctcgtctgcagagaagatCGCCGC CTTCACCCTGCGGCCCTCGACGTAGCCCTTCGCTTCAAAATGCCGACGgtcgcggcgcatgcgcgcaaCTCGCTCGATGGCGAcactcgcatgcagtccga GAAACTCCGGGAGGCTCTGGAGtggcaggagacagaggggcgTCTCGACGGCGCCTCTGgcctcttttctgcgtcgcaGCTGCCTCCTGTCGATTCAGAGaattctctgtcttctcgtcgGATGCGAGCTGAGATGGAAAACCGGCAACCCGGAGTGTTTTATGGAGTCGGCAGCAAATGCCCAGCAGGCGAAGGCAGTGAAGACCCCACGGAAACTCCCGAGGGACGCAGGATCGAGGCAGGGCACCAAAGCATTAGTAGCAAGGCCTCAAGCAGCAAGCTGCATGGCGTCATGGAG GCGCCGGCTGCGAAACCCTGGATGCGGGGAGGCAATCGAGGCCCCGGACACCAAAAGTTCTCCGCTTTTCGCCAGGCTGCAGACTGA
- a CDS encoding Ku70/Ku80 beta-barrel domain-containing protein (encoded by transcript TGME49_312510) encodes MALPGQSFKRVIVLLLDCGATMQQTLRGDFSDALVAQTEALSSSFASSGGASSPSPLSKKADSTPSQVPLSPDSVPSISAADRSADLSSFHAMKRAARAYVQRLAATSAKVDVGVVCFGSCRTDNPLAPVEGDIQPGDTGDAEEGYKHVEVSLRPESASWKLVQELEKVKNSANRSDAIDGLVVAVDMVEKTYGPKLSQNNVSFLVFSDCQSSPATPEDIPAVRDRLEVLGIRVHFIIVDGSVPTHPGIWRPGDPSARLNQHFVSPLRPALASLSLVASTLIPLRSFLASPFMTAFYPPPKRLSTKCRVNLEVSKAFLIPVYVFVRTRKEPVPTLRKRVFVGVSRPATRRRTDSVPREDTPGDAFGAEKTRNDQGEHDEDWRDLKVERFYFRANDPERTPVKLGEPDTRQRDGTSIFGRPDGSSEDERAPGAGGDAGVHIQRLYAYRYGKQLVAVSGVEQQAFKQQTTAGLVVLGVTRRDSIQRWWNLGPPEYVTCALNNRPSLVALRSLVLALQRLDSVLLCSFVWRGGYPAKLVALLPHVGGGNREKRKAWQATASLKESDDVKREEETNQKEAGDEDKTYGLHLIYLPVAEDMLELRLPSLPSVTPRQLRAVETLVESLTLPGSPQVSVKSGEKGGRASEKDEGDREAEKKPIDGEWEEVEAQRKALQAPASSPAGWQTNAPLEIAVDPSTRVHSPSPPCSSAAFPSFLPDSISSFATKSESLSLHKIHNPTLQRYYQLLVYRHYNPASPPVALGEEGSETQAQTTWREAEESHQHRLHHMWARGSPVERLFTVRTPGCLDSEQPDASVEQTKEAGQRETQVDAALKAAFPQATSLEAQTAGRRQREVQQKLLFGEVVRKQKELVVRDVKVSGEWTEPHFDTPGEEPRMTAEARREETEKLERAIEEEERQKKLEALKALHVHSVNPVRDFQRLLEVKETDLTEKAIQEMTEMIFKFLRAAGPPQGALERPTGAGRGGETSGLQNFRRQQHLGKALVCVEALREGCRRELEGEKFNEFLAEVKAEQCRADAAADDSFRTFWNLLKSRKIGLITHAEDPRVDLEPAQSLRIYEDESVQELSTQTAMTAARPLDPHDVDDLLDLVE; translated from the exons ATGGCGCTTCCTGGGCAAAGCTTCAAGCGAGTGATTGTCCTGCTCTTGGACTGCGGCGCTACAATGCAGCAGACGCTTCGCGGCGACTTTTCAGATGCGCTGGTAGCGCAGACTGAggcgctctcttcctcattcgcgtcttctggaggtgcctcttcgccgtctcctctttccaaAAAGGCCGATTCAACGCCGTCCCAAGTGCCTCTTTCCCCAGACTCTGTTCCATCAATATCGGCAGCAGACAGAAGTGCGGATCTCTCGAGTTTCCACGCCATGAAGCGCGCAGCTCGAGCGTACGTACAGCGCCTCGCTGCGACGTCCGCGAAAGTCGACGTCGGCGTCGTGTGCTTTGGCAGCTGCAGAACGGACAATCCACTCGCGCCTGTCGAGGGCGACATCCAGCCGGGAGACacgggagacgcagaggaagggTACAAACATGTCGaggtttctctgcgtcccgAAAGCGCCTCCTGGAAGCTCGTGCAGGAGTTAGAGAAAGTCAAGAATTCGGCGAATCGGAGTGACGCCATTGACGGACTTGTCGTCGCCGTCGACATGGTTGAGAAAACGTATGGCCCAAAGCTGTCGCAG AATaatgtctccttcctcgttttctccgacTGCCAGTCAAGCCCAGCAACCCCTGAGGATATCCCAGCTGTACGGGACCGTCTTGAGGTGCTCGGTATTCGAGTCCACTTCATCATTGTTG ATGGCTCTGTTCCAACGCATCCGGGGATCTGGCGTCCAGGTGATCCGAGCGCGCGTTTGAATCAGCATTTtgtctcgcctcttcgtcctgcGTTGGcgtccctctctcttgtgGCCTCGACGCTGATTCCTCTCCGGAGTTTCTTGGCTTCCCCGTTTATGACCGCGTTCTATCCTCCACCGAAGCGGTTGTCGACGAAGTGTCGGGTGAATCTCGAAGTCTCGAAGGCCTTCCTGATCCCCGTGTATGTCTTCGTAAGGACTAGGAAAGAGCCAGTACCGACTCTTCGCAAGCGCGTCTTCGTGGGGGTCTCTCGGCCTGcaacacgaagaagaacggactCTGTTCCCCGAGAGGACACGCCAGGCGACGCTTTCGGAGctgagaaaacgcgaaacgaCCAAGGGGAACACGATGAGGACTGGAGGGATCTGAAAGTCGAAAGATTTTACTTCAGAGCGAACGACCCGGAAAGGACGCCGGTGAAGTTAGGCGAACCGGACACACGACAGCGGGATGGAACCAGCATCTTCGGGAGGCCTGACGGATCCTCCGAGGACGAGCGGGCGCCCGGAGCCGGCGGCGACGCTGGGGTGCACATACAACGTCTGTACGCGTACCGATACGGCAAACAGCTGGTCGCCGTCTCCGGCGTTGAGCAGCAGGCGTTCAAGCAGCAAACGACGGCAGGCCTGGTCGTCTTGGGCGTGACGAGGCGCGATAGTATTCAGAGGTG GTGGAATCTAGGCCCTCCAGAATACGTCACCTGCGCGCTCAACAACCGACCGTCTCTCGTCGCCTTGCGCTCTTTAGTCCTTGCGCTGCAGCGTCTTGactctgttctcctctgctccttcgtGTGGCGGGGGGGCTATCCAGCGAAGCTtgtcgcgcttcttcctcacgtTGGAGGGGGTaacagggagaaaagaaaggcatGGCAGGCGACCGCCTCGTTGAAGGAGAGTGACGACgtcaagagagaagaagaaacaaaccaAAAGGAGgccggagacgaagacaagacCTACGGGCTTCATCTTATCTACTTACCTGTGGCAGAAGATATGCTCGAGCTCCGGCTGCCCTCGCTCCCGTCCGTGACGCCGCGTCAACTGCGAGCTGTAGAGACACTCGTTGAGAGTCTTACGCTTCCAGGAAGCCCCCAGGTGTCAGTGAAGTcaggcgagaagggaggaagagcttcggagaaggacgaaggcgaTAGAGAGGCCGAAAAAAAGCCAATTGATGGAGAGTGGGAGGAAGTGGAGGCGCAGCGCAAAGCTCTCCAGgctcccgcttcttctcctgccgGGTGGCAAACAAATGCACCGCTGGAGATCGCGGTGGATCCTTCAACTCGAGTTCactctccgtcgcctccgtGTTCGTCTGCCGCCTTTCCATCTTTCTTGCCAGATTCGATTTCCAGCTTTGCGACGAAGTCGGAGAGCTTGTCTCTTCACAAAATCCACAACCCGACGCTCCAGCGGTACTACCAGCTTttggtgtacagacactaCAATCCGGCGTCGCCTCCGGTGGCTCTTGGAGAGGAGGGGAGCGAGACGCAGGCACAAACAACTTGgagggaggcggaggagagtCACCAACATCGCCTGCACCACATGTGGGCTCGCGGGTCTCCAGTCGAGAGGCTGTTCACGGTGCGAACTCCAGGGTGTCTGGATTCTGAGCAGCCGGACGCCTCCGTCGAACAGACCAAAGAGGCCGGCCAGCGGGAGACGCAGGTTGATGCCGCTCTGAAGGCGGCTTTTCCTCAGGCAACGTCGCTGGAAGCCCAGACGGCAGGACGACGACAGAGGGAAGTTCAGCAGAAACTGTTGTTCGGAGAAGTCgtgaggaaacagaaggagCTGGTTGTTCGAGATGTGAAAGTGTCGGGCGAGTGGACCGAGCCCCATTTCGATACACCTGGGGAAGAGCCGCGAATGACAGCGGAGGCGCggcgggaggagacagagaaactcgAGCGGGCGattgaagaggaagaacggcagaagaaactcgaggcTCTGAAGGCTCTGCATGTACACAGCGTGAACCCGGTTCGAGACTTCCAGAGACTACTCGAAGTAAAGGAAACGGATTTGACTGAGAAAGCGATTCAGGAAATGACTGAGATGATCTTCAAGTTTCTGCGGGCAGCGGGGCCGCCGCAGGGAGCGCTGGAGAGGCCAACGGGAGCtgggcgaggaggagagacgtcGGGACTGCAGAACTTTCGGCGACAACAACACCTTGGCAAGGCACTCGTCTGCGTAGAAGCTCTGAGGGAGGGATGCCGAAGAGAACTGGAGGGCGAGAAATTCAATGAGTTTCTTGCGGAAGTGAAGGCGGAACAGTGTCGGGCGGATGCTGCGGCCGACGACAGCTTCCGGACCTTTTGGAACTTGCTAAAATCCAGAAAAATCGGCCTCATCACGCACGCCGAGGACCCACGCGTCGACCTCGAGCCGGCCCAGTCTCTGAGAATCTACGAAGACGAATCAGTGCAAGAGCTTTCGACCCAAACTGCGATGACGGCCGCGAGACCCTTAGATCCGCATGACGTTGATGACTTACTCGATCTCGTCGAGTAG